A genomic region of Nitrosomonas ureae contains the following coding sequences:
- the epsF gene encoding chain length determinant protein EpsF — translation MDFSRFFLIILARRTLILLTLVVTMSTTLLVSLLMSKSYKSTAVMVLTHKGADPVTGLIMSPQQITGYMATQLDIIKSSRTALMVVDQLRLDQNEAVVSQHKQSNSSLGMREWLAALLLKNLEIETSRDSSVIRISFKGTDPAFTSVIANAFANAYQEISIRLTVEPSQKAATYFTDQLNVLRDRLEIAQKKLTQYQHSHGIIDADFRLDVETKRLNDLASQLVAAQADLIGAESKQEDGNRSGEAHSVARNAVINNLKINLSQAESRFSDIAQKLGKNHPSYIGAKAEVDKLRSELSRHISFTDRSAIHQEAEIRKALEEQKTKVLTLNRSRDELQILEREVDGAQQAYNSAMQRLNQTNLEGQSNLSSVSILDTAKTPDKPDSPKILLNLTLSAFLGTLLGVGAGLLAEMIDRRVRSAEDLVEVLHAPVLGIIKRGIPKERRLQLELPRLLR, via the coding sequence ATGGATTTTTCTCGATTTTTTCTTATTATTTTAGCCCGCCGTACACTGATACTCTTAACACTTGTTGTGACAATGTCAACCACTTTATTGGTTAGCTTGTTAATGTCAAAGAGCTATAAGTCAACAGCGGTGATGGTACTTACCCATAAGGGGGCGGATCCTGTAACGGGATTGATAATGTCACCACAGCAAATTACAGGTTACATGGCGACACAATTAGACATTATTAAAAGCTCAAGAACTGCATTGATGGTAGTTGATCAACTACGACTTGATCAGAATGAAGCTGTTGTGAGTCAACACAAACAAAGCAATTCTTCGTTGGGAATGCGCGAATGGTTGGCTGCTTTGCTCCTTAAGAATCTGGAAATTGAGACATCACGTGATAGTAGTGTGATTCGTATAAGTTTTAAAGGTACTGATCCTGCCTTTACTTCTGTTATTGCTAATGCTTTTGCAAATGCATATCAAGAAATTAGCATACGCCTTACAGTTGAGCCTTCACAAAAGGCAGCAACTTATTTTACTGATCAGCTTAATGTATTACGTGATAGATTGGAGATTGCACAAAAAAAACTAACTCAATATCAACACTCACATGGAATTATTGATGCAGATTTTCGGCTTGATGTTGAAACAAAACGATTGAATGATCTGGCTAGTCAATTGGTGGCGGCACAAGCAGATCTGATTGGTGCAGAATCAAAACAAGAAGACGGTAATCGGAGTGGCGAGGCACATAGTGTTGCTAGAAATGCGGTAATTAACAATCTTAAAATCAATTTGTCGCAAGCTGAATCAAGGTTCTCTGATATTGCTCAAAAACTAGGTAAAAATCATCCTAGCTATATAGGAGCAAAAGCAGAAGTTGACAAACTTAGATCTGAGCTAAGTAGGCACATAAGCTTTACTGATAGAAGCGCAATCCATCAGGAAGCTGAGATTCGTAAGGCTCTTGAAGAGCAGAAAACAAAAGTGCTGACATTAAACCGTTCAAGAGATGAACTTCAAATTCTTGAAAGAGAAGTGGATGGTGCGCAGCAGGCGTATAACAGTGCGATGCAACGTTTAAATCAAACTAATCTTGAAGGACAATCCAATTTATCGAGTGTTTCTATACTTGACACAGCAAAAACTCCAGATAAGCCAGATAGTCCTAAAATATTACTCAATTTGACTTTATCAGCATTTTTGGGAACTTTACTGGGAGTAGGGGCAGGATTGCTTGCAGAAATGATTGATCGACGAGTTCGCTCGGCAGAAGATCTAGTCGAAGTTCTCCATGCTCCTGTATTGGGTATTATAAAGCGCGGCATTCCGAAAGAAAGACGCTTACAATTAGAATTGCCTCGTTTGCTACGATGA
- the epsG gene encoding chain length determinant protein tyrosine kinase EpsG, whose amino-acid sequence MSIPDSLETKKLNDSSFITTNATSVRKFSIGHILLDMGKITPVEAERVLRLQKESGLRFGDAAIKLGLITEADIQLVLAQQFDYPYLLPGQGSHPPELVVAYQPFGAQVEVFRAVRSQLMLRWFTFERKALAIISCNPNEGASLFAANLAVVFSQLGERTLLIDANLRCPQQHEIFNLKNKQGLSDILVARANVSEVIAKIDSFVDLSVLPAGTLPPNPLELLNRSSFDEMNNQLASQYDVILYDTLAFSNGVDALAIAARTDGALIVAHKNNTRLTDINAMSEQLKYSGTEVVGSVLIDF is encoded by the coding sequence ATGAGCATTCCAGATTCTTTAGAAACAAAGAAGCTGAACGATTCCAGTTTTATTACTACAAATGCAACTTCTGTACGTAAGTTTAGCATTGGGCACATTTTGCTAGATATGGGGAAAATTACGCCTGTTGAAGCTGAGCGTGTATTACGCTTGCAGAAAGAAAGCGGCTTACGCTTTGGTGATGCAGCCATAAAGTTAGGTTTAATAACCGAGGCGGATATCCAGTTAGTATTAGCACAACAATTTGATTATCCCTATTTGTTACCTGGACAAGGGAGTCACCCGCCGGAGTTAGTGGTTGCATATCAGCCGTTTGGTGCTCAAGTTGAAGTTTTTCGTGCAGTGAGAAGTCAATTAATGTTACGTTGGTTCACTTTTGAACGTAAAGCGCTAGCGATAATTAGTTGTAACCCGAACGAAGGGGCGAGTCTTTTTGCCGCAAATCTTGCGGTGGTATTTTCTCAGCTTGGTGAGCGGACATTATTAATTGATGCTAATTTACGTTGTCCGCAACAGCATGAGATTTTTAATCTGAAAAATAAGCAAGGTTTGTCTGATATACTCGTTGCTCGTGCTAATGTTTCAGAGGTTATTGCTAAAATAGATTCATTTGTTGATCTTTCGGTGTTGCCTGCAGGCACGCTACCACCAAATCCTTTGGAGCTTCTTAATCGTTCGTCATTCGACGAAATGAACAATCAACTTGCGAGTCAATACGATGTTATTCTCTATGATACTTTAGCATTTTCTAACGGAGTTGATGCACTTGCTATTGCCGCTCGTACAGATGGCGCACTAATAGTTGCACACAAGAACAATACTCGCTTGACTGATATCAACGCTATGAGTGAACAACTCAAATACAGTGGCACTGAGGTTGTAGGTTCAGTACTAATTGATTTTTAG
- the xrtB gene encoding exosortase B — MPVYQFKSLKSEILDWWPIILGGLALYIPTFYSLMNGIWTNEEQAHGPIILILSLWLILRKWKTMMKKSDGQSASAFGWIILLVALIFYIVGGSQQILILEIGSFILILAAILLIKLGYVALKIMWFPLFFLLFMIPLPGAIVSFFTMPMKMAVSYVAENILFWANYPIARNGVVLQIGQYQLLVADACAGLQTLLTLEALGLFYLNLVHHTSVFRNVALAILIIPISFTANVIRVIVLTLITYHYGDAAGQGFLHGFAGMVLFISALILILGVDGLLQYFSRTQHVNVISPVRNI; from the coding sequence ATGCCTGTATATCAATTTAAAAGCCTCAAATCGGAGATTCTAGACTGGTGGCCTATCATTCTAGGAGGATTGGCTTTATATATTCCCACTTTTTATAGTCTGATGAATGGGATATGGACAAATGAGGAACAAGCTCATGGACCGATTATTTTGATACTTTCATTGTGGCTTATACTTCGAAAGTGGAAAACAATGATGAAAAAGAGTGATGGTCAATCAGCCTCAGCTTTCGGATGGATAATTCTTCTGGTCGCTCTTATTTTTTACATCGTTGGCGGCTCTCAACAGATATTAATACTAGAGATTGGTTCTTTTATTCTAATTTTAGCAGCAATCCTGCTTATTAAGCTGGGTTATGTTGCACTCAAAATCATGTGGTTTCCGTTATTTTTTTTATTATTTATGATTCCGTTGCCCGGTGCAATAGTTAGTTTCTTTACTATGCCAATGAAGATGGCTGTTTCGTATGTGGCAGAGAATATTTTGTTCTGGGCAAATTATCCCATCGCGAGAAATGGTGTAGTTTTGCAAATTGGACAGTATCAACTTCTTGTGGCTGATGCTTGTGCGGGACTACAAACATTGCTAACTTTGGAAGCATTAGGCTTATTTTATTTGAATCTAGTGCATCATACTTCGGTTTTTCGGAATGTAGCACTGGCTATTCTTATCATACCCATTTCTTTTACAGCTAATGTTATTCGCGTTATTGTTCTTACTTTAATTACTTATCATTATGGTGACGCGGCAGGACAAGGCTTTCTTCATGGATTTGCTGGTATGGTCTTATTTATTAGTGCATTAATATTGATTCTTGGGGTAGATGGATTGTTGCAGTATTTTTCGCGAACACAGCATGTCAACGTGATTTCACCAGTAAGAAATATTTAG
- the epsI gene encoding exosortase-associated protein EpsI, B-type, whose protein sequence is MHKSLVVNILIGVLMISSGALTMALTPTQKIADQQEKINLEMMIPDRFGDWKIDRTIVPLQVDAETQAKLDKIYNQTLARTYVNSQGERIMLSVAYGGDQSDSLSIHKPEVCYYAQGFEIKNIFPGELLTQYGKLPIKRLLATKGNRNEPITYWVTVGNRAVLPGFDQKLQQLRYGLTGSIPDGILVRISSIDNNNDVAYQLQAIFIQDLLLAVNVNQRVRLIGTFQT, encoded by the coding sequence ATGCATAAATCTCTGGTAGTTAACATATTAATTGGAGTATTGATGATCTCGTCTGGTGCTTTGACAATGGCTTTAACTCCTACCCAGAAGATTGCTGATCAGCAGGAAAAAATTAATCTCGAAATGATGATTCCTGACAGATTTGGAGATTGGAAAATCGATAGAACAATTGTTCCACTCCAGGTAGATGCCGAAACTCAGGCTAAACTTGACAAAATCTATAACCAAACATTAGCTAGAACTTATGTTAATTCTCAAGGTGAACGGATTATGCTTTCAGTGGCTTATGGAGGGGATCAGAGTGATAGTTTGTCGATACATAAACCCGAAGTATGCTACTACGCTCAGGGTTTCGAGATAAAAAATATTTTTCCTGGGGAACTACTCACTCAATATGGAAAATTACCAATTAAGCGTTTGCTGGCCACTAAAGGTAATCGAAATGAGCCTATTACATATTGGGTTACAGTTGGTAATAGAGCTGTTCTACCCGGGTTTGATCAAAAGCTGCAGCAATTACGTTACGGTTTGACAGGGAGTATTCCAGACGGTATTTTGGTGAGAATTTCTTCTATAGATAATAATAATGACGTGGCTTATCAGCTTCAAGCTATTTTTATTCAAGATTTATTGTTAGCTGTTAATGTTAATCAGAGAGTAAGATTAATAGGTACTTTCCAGACATAA
- a CDS encoding sulfotransferase family protein: MQGWLKEAYEKIIPFGVRQDIKGYTRRRQYKTLRLQVSSDGYSLKPYDDLHCIFIHIPKTAGISVCQALFGCLGGGHLTARTYQVIFGVECYKKYFKFAFVRNPWDRLVSAYVFLKKGGLTEQDKAWAHGYLDKFDSFQDFIIHGLTSSDIYRILHFIPQWEYVVDKNGKVDVDFIGRFETLESDFEILGDRLGISTNLLKINHTQKGDYRSYYNDASAEVVAKLYSRDIELFGYSFDH; encoded by the coding sequence ATGCAAGGATGGCTCAAAGAGGCTTACGAAAAAATTATTCCTTTCGGGGTACGCCAAGATATTAAAGGATATACTCGGCGAAGACAATACAAAACACTAAGATTGCAGGTCAGTAGCGATGGTTATTCCCTAAAACCTTACGATGACTTGCATTGTATTTTTATACACATCCCTAAGACTGCCGGGATATCAGTTTGCCAAGCGCTCTTCGGTTGTTTAGGTGGAGGACATCTCACAGCACGAACTTATCAAGTGATATTTGGGGTTGAGTGTTATAAAAAATATTTTAAGTTTGCTTTTGTACGTAACCCTTGGGATCGATTAGTATCTGCGTATGTTTTTTTAAAGAAAGGAGGCTTAACTGAACAGGATAAAGCATGGGCGCATGGATATCTGGATAAATTTGATAGTTTCCAGGATTTTATTATCCATGGATTAACATCTTCTGACATTTACCGCATTTTACATTTTATTCCACAGTGGGAATATGTGGTCGATAAGAACGGCAAGGTCGATGTAGATTTTATTGGTAGGTTCGAAACCTTGGAGAGCGATTTTGAGATATTAGGTGACAGATTGGGAATATCGACTAATTTATTAAAAATTAATCACACTCAGAAAGGGGATTATCGTAGCTATTACAATGATGCTAGTGCTGAGGTGGTGGCTAAATTGTACTCACGCGATATTGAGTTGTTTGGTTATTCATTTGACCATTAA
- a CDS encoding sulfotransferase family protein, whose translation MKINFIGVGAQKCASTWVHRVLSDHPEVAIYQGKESDFFSTYYGRGYQWYEKQVGDTSTVSVKGEISPSYFADSDTPSRVFLYNSAMRIVLLLRDPIERAYSNHLHVVRQGYLTGQKLSFEDGLANNPMYIEQSRYARHLARWFEVFPKNQVLAIFQEDIRDNPQMQARNLYRFLGINENHQSWFLEKRVNESVVVKNAKLDLFLKRLGKIGRYAGGKRIVEAVKNNDLIRNLRQNHNQIQLREVIPPMREDTRKHLQDVLADDMNELLCQLNLEKLPWESWLALQNKSSMNQLQ comes from the coding sequence ATGAAAATCAATTTTATAGGTGTTGGTGCACAGAAATGCGCATCAACATGGGTCCATCGTGTTCTATCAGATCACCCGGAAGTAGCGATATATCAAGGCAAGGAAAGTGATTTTTTTTCAACTTATTACGGTCGTGGTTATCAGTGGTATGAGAAACAAGTAGGAGATACGAGTACAGTAAGTGTCAAAGGAGAAATTTCACCTTCGTATTTTGCTGATAGCGATACACCTAGTCGCGTTTTTCTATACAATTCGGCAATGCGGATCGTGCTATTGCTGCGAGATCCTATCGAACGTGCCTACTCGAATCATTTGCACGTAGTTAGGCAAGGTTATCTTACAGGTCAAAAATTAAGTTTTGAAGATGGATTAGCCAATAATCCAATGTATATAGAACAGTCACGCTACGCCCGGCACCTCGCTCGCTGGTTTGAAGTTTTTCCAAAAAATCAAGTGCTAGCAATTTTTCAAGAAGATATTCGCGATAACCCTCAGATGCAAGCACGTAATTTATACCGTTTCTTAGGAATTAATGAGAATCATCAATCTTGGTTTTTAGAAAAAAGAGTGAATGAAAGCGTGGTTGTTAAAAATGCAAAATTAGATTTATTTCTCAAGCGGTTGGGTAAGATTGGTCGATATGCAGGTGGAAAAAGAATCGTCGAGGCGGTTAAGAATAATGATTTAATCCGAAATTTACGTCAGAATCATAATCAAATCCAATTACGTGAAGTTATTCCGCCGATGCGTGAAGATACACGAAAGCATTTGCAAGATGTATTAGCCGATGATATGAACGAATTGTTGTGTCAACTTAACTTAGAGAAGTTACCTTGGGAGAGTTGGTTGGCGCTGCAAAACAAATCGAGTATGAATCAATTACAATGA
- a CDS encoding glycoside hydrolase, producing MNVTSAIIKLIEFNLPSSIKQKQHSVWIVLFFTINIFLFSHDLMANPVKWHPGHYCTILGLGKNDPKYMAQVYKELNATPALRGIQIRYFWAELETTKGVYDFTSIDQRLADLAAIGKRLVIQVQTKSFVPTGELVPDYLKASEYDGGAFAYRSYGSMAPRGYNLALWNSQVHDRLVELFRVMGERYNSHPYFEGIGMIETAYGEPIVSQPAHQMSKFYDNLLSVHQKMRSYFPNTMTIQEVNYPHSILKSFVGKLKEMGTALSGPDVFKDEPGLNRNMRNAPRGIYHFYPELSGIIPLAPQVMHKNYMNTRNDGAGNVPTISEIFAFARDNLKSNYIFWTRNPKYYSKVLELLNEPDIVKDPFGGLSSVCPKAYTSCVD from the coding sequence ATGAACGTCACGAGTGCCATAATCAAATTAATTGAATTTAATCTCCCAAGCTCGATTAAACAAAAGCAGCATTCTGTTTGGATTGTATTGTTTTTTACTATAAATATTTTCTTGTTTAGTCACGATCTGATGGCTAATCCAGTAAAATGGCATCCAGGACATTACTGTACGATTTTAGGTCTTGGCAAAAATGACCCTAAATATATGGCACAAGTATATAAGGAGCTTAACGCAACACCAGCATTGCGGGGTATCCAAATTCGTTATTTTTGGGCAGAATTAGAAACAACAAAAGGAGTGTATGACTTTACATCAATTGATCAAAGGCTTGCTGATCTTGCAGCAATAGGAAAGCGACTTGTCATTCAAGTACAAACAAAATCATTTGTTCCAACAGGAGAACTTGTACCAGATTACTTAAAAGCAAGTGAATACGATGGTGGTGCATTTGCTTATAGAAGTTACGGCAGCATGGCGCCAAGAGGATATAACCTTGCTCTGTGGAATTCACAAGTACATGATCGTTTAGTAGAGCTATTTAGGGTAATGGGAGAGCGTTACAACTCTCATCCATATTTTGAGGGTATCGGTATGATAGAAACTGCGTATGGAGAACCGATTGTTTCTCAGCCTGCTCATCAGATGTCCAAGTTTTATGATAATTTACTTAGCGTTCATCAGAAAATGCGGTCATATTTTCCAAACACAATGACGATCCAGGAGGTGAATTATCCGCACTCAATTTTGAAGTCATTCGTGGGAAAACTAAAAGAAATGGGAACAGCATTAAGTGGTCCGGATGTTTTTAAAGATGAACCAGGATTGAATCGCAATATGCGGAATGCACCAAGAGGTATATATCATTTTTATCCAGAACTTTCAGGAATTATACCTTTGGCTCCTCAAGTGATGCATAAAAATTATATGAATACTCGAAATGATGGTGCCGGTAATGTACCAACTATTTCAGAGATTTTTGCTTTTGCACGAGATAATCTGAAATCCAATTATATTTTCTGGACGCGTAATCCGAAATATTATTCCAAAGTACTTGAGCTACTAAATGAACCTGATATAGTGAAAGACCCTTTTGGTGGCTTGAGCTCGGTTTGCCCTAAGGCCTATACTTCTTGTGTTGATTAA
- a CDS encoding sulfotransferase domain-containing protein gives MHHYFSQHPSVFMTKVKEPNFFAFDSKNKVHAEMNRQQFMVTSLSEYESLFDAARVDQIKGEVSPYYLYSSVALQKMKEIVPTIKMIACLRNPVGRAYSHYLMRLRSGKETKSPEEAFSEDAFWVRASLYANAIQSYQQVFDNKQLKFVLFDDLINDPQTLMSELFSFIGADSNFQVNTDYRFNPGGTPKLPWLHHGLSALKRIPGLRQYTPPFIRNRLARIRDKNLAPAKVLSMDVQQQWLKFYRDDISRVQDILHLDLSDWLKVKKPKNQAI, from the coding sequence TTGCATCATTATTTTAGCCAGCATCCTAGTGTTTTTATGACCAAAGTAAAAGAGCCGAATTTCTTTGCTTTTGATTCAAAAAATAAAGTACATGCTGAAATGAATCGTCAGCAGTTTATGGTAACCAGTCTTTCCGAATATGAATCGCTATTTGATGCTGCTAGGGTTGATCAAATTAAGGGAGAAGTTTCCCCTTATTATTTATATAGCTCTGTTGCTTTGCAGAAAATGAAAGAAATAGTGCCGACGATTAAAATGATTGCATGTTTACGGAATCCGGTGGGAAGAGCTTATTCGCATTATCTAATGCGACTTCGCTCAGGGAAGGAAACAAAATCACCCGAGGAAGCGTTTTCTGAAGACGCTTTTTGGGTTAGAGCTAGCTTGTATGCCAATGCAATACAAAGTTATCAGCAAGTTTTTGATAACAAACAACTTAAATTTGTATTGTTTGATGATCTTATCAATGATCCACAAACACTGATGTCCGAACTATTTAGCTTTATAGGTGCCGATTCAAATTTTCAGGTGAATACTGATTATAGATTCAACCCCGGCGGTACCCCCAAGTTGCCATGGTTACATCATGGGTTGAGTGCATTGAAGCGTATACCTGGGTTACGTCAATATACCCCACCTTTTATCAGAAACCGTCTTGCGCGAATTAGAGATAAGAATCTTGCGCCTGCAAAAGTATTATCAATGGATGTGCAGCAACAATGGCTGAAATTTTATCGGGATGATATTTCACGTGTACAAGATATTTTGCATCTTGATCTATCAGACTGGTTAAAAGTTAAAAAGCCCAAAAATCAAGCAATATAG
- a CDS encoding transposase, with product MPDRQMEDALYKIDSSQRFAGFSGVTDALPDETTILNFPHLLEGHLLTVVLVLFEAIKAQRPLVSKGTIVDATLIHTPSSTKKRERARDPEMHQTKKGKHGHFGMKVHAGADVDSRAAHTVEIAAANEADINILSKQLWVEDEVTFGDTGYTSDEYKRGARQFGFTRTRTADR from the coding sequence CTGCCTGACCGGCAGATGGAAGATGCCTTGTACAAGATCGATAGCTCACAGCGCTTTGCGGGATTCAGCGGAGTTACCGATGCTCTGCCGGACGAGACCACGATACTGAATTTCCCGCATCTTTTGGAGGGGCACCTATTGACGGTGGTATTGGTATTGTTTGAGGCGATCAAGGCTCAGAGACCGTTGGTTTCCAAAGGTACCATAGTGGACGCCACACTCATTCATACTCCAAGTTCGACCAAGAAACGGGAACGGGCGCGTGATCCTGAAATGCATCAGACGAAGAAGGGGAAGCACGGGCACTTTGGCATGAAAGTGCATGCTGGGGCAGACGTGGATTCCAGAGCGGCGCATACGGTTGAAATTGCCGCTGCCAATGAAGCCGATATCAACATCCTGTCCAAGCAGCTGTGGGTGGAAGACGAGGTTACTTTTGGCGATACGGGCTACACCAGTGATGAATACAAACGCGGGGCACGACAGTTTGGATTCACCCGGACCCGCACCGCGGACAGATGA
- a CDS encoding IS3 family transposase (programmed frameshift) → MKKSKFSDSQIMAILKQAEGGVPVPELCREHGMSNATFYKWRSKYGGMDASMIARLKELEEENRWLKKMYAEERLKSELRKEALEKKLVAPWQRRDMAKQVVKQKRISIRLACEIYDISETCYRYQARLNADNRIIADWLLRLTHNQRNWGFGLCFLYLRNVKGFFWNHKRVYRIYRELELNMRIKPRKRLKRDKPEVLAVPLTINETWSMDFMYDQLEDGRSFRLLNILDDCNREGLGIEVDFSLPAGRVIRTLDRLIEWRGKPKRIRCDNGPEYISGLLSAWAAKNGIQLEFIQPGKPQQNAYIERYNRTVRYDWLSQHCFESIAEVQDYATKWLWTYNHEQPNTAIGGITPKQKLAQLAH, encoded by the exons ATGAAGAAATCGAAATTCAGTGACAGCCAGATCATGGCGATACTCAAACAGGCCGAGGGAGGAGTGCCGGTGCCTGAATTGTGCCGTGAACACGGTATGAGTAATGCGACATTTTACAAATGGCGCAGCAAATACGGCGGTATGGATGCATCAATGATAGCCCGACTCAAGGAACTTGAAGAAGAGAATCGCTGGTTGAAAAAGATGTATGCTGAGGAACGGTTAAAATCCGAGCTACGTAAGGAAGCCCTCGAAAAAAAGT TGGTAGCGCCCTGGCAGCGGCGCGACATGGCTAAACAGGTTGTTAAGCAAAAAAGGATCAGTATCCGCCTGGCGTGTGAGATCTATGATATCAGCGAAACATGTTACCGTTATCAAGCCAGGCTCAATGCTGATAACCGTATCATTGCCGATTGGCTGCTGCGGTTGACGCACAATCAGCGAAACTGGGGGTTTGGTTTATGCTTTCTGTACTTACGCAATGTAAAAGGTTTTTTCTGGAACCACAAGCGTGTTTATCGTATTTACCGGGAGTTGGAACTGAACATGCGGATCAAGCCGAGAAAGCGGCTCAAACGTGACAAGCCGGAAGTGCTGGCGGTACCGTTAACCATCAATGAAACCTGGTCAATGGATTTCATGTATGACCAATTGGAAGATGGCCGCAGCTTTCGGTTACTCAATATACTGGACGACTGCAATCGTGAAGGATTGGGAATAGAGGTGGATTTCTCCTTACCTGCAGGGCGCGTCATACGCACGCTGGATCGCCTGATCGAATGGCGCGGCAAGCCAAAGCGGATTCGCTGTGACAACGGCCCTGAGTACATCAGCGGCTTACTCTCTGCCTGGGCGGCAAAGAACGGCATACAGCTGGAATTCATACAGCCCGGCAAACCTCAGCAAAACGCCTACATTGAACGTTACAACAGAACCGTACGTTATGACTGGTTAAGCCAGCACTGCTTTGAGTCAATCGCCGAAGTTCAGGACTATGCAACAAAATGGTTGTGGACCTATAATCATGAACAGCCTAATACGGCCATTGGAGGAATAACACCAAAACAAAAGCTCGCTCAGTTAGCGCATTAA
- a CDS encoding glycosyltransferase produces the protein MKMLYIVEDRFPPFRADVVELFAKQMPDRGHQIDWLMQRGPDALNLLSPTDWLGNVVYLTPRSKWQGLFGRILNNLLGMRGDLMILFLAFKNRYDVIQVRDKFFASLIAWLAARLTGARFTYWMSYPFAESKLYQAHNKLVPHHRLVWLKGQLIRNLLYKIILPSADHIFVQSDRMKEDVAQEGISPDKMTAVPMGIRADQVGKAEDAKALNIHAPLLLHLGIIMQLRQSEMLVRVLQQVRLRYPDARLLYVGDGQLPSDRQAVEEEASRLELSKAVTVTGFMPMETAWELVEQADICFSPFYPVPVLLSTSPTKLVEYMAMAKCIVANEHPEQCQVMESSGIGRCVPWGEQSFVDEVCKLLDDPERARMLASRGPDWVRKYRTYDVIADRVESQYKKILGLTK, from the coding sequence ATGAAAATGCTTTATATCGTAGAGGATCGTTTTCCACCATTCCGTGCAGATGTTGTGGAGTTGTTTGCAAAACAGATGCCGGATCGAGGCCATCAGATTGATTGGTTAATGCAAAGGGGGCCAGATGCGCTCAATTTGCTATCGCCTACAGATTGGTTGGGGAATGTTGTGTATCTCACTCCACGGAGCAAGTGGCAGGGATTATTTGGCCGGATACTGAACAACTTGCTAGGCATGCGAGGGGATTTAATGATTTTGTTTCTTGCTTTTAAGAACCGCTATGACGTAATTCAAGTACGCGATAAGTTTTTTGCTAGCTTAATCGCTTGGTTGGCAGCCCGTTTGACCGGTGCTCGCTTTACTTACTGGATGTCTTATCCGTTTGCCGAGTCTAAACTGTACCAAGCCCATAATAAGCTTGTGCCGCATCACCGACTTGTTTGGCTAAAAGGGCAGCTTATTCGAAATTTGCTTTATAAGATAATTTTGCCATCAGCAGATCATATTTTTGTGCAAAGCGATCGAATGAAAGAAGATGTTGCTCAAGAGGGTATTTCTCCCGACAAGATGACCGCTGTGCCAATGGGTATTCGTGCTGATCAGGTAGGTAAAGCTGAAGATGCCAAAGCTCTAAACATACATGCACCTCTTTTACTACATCTCGGGATCATTATGCAATTGCGTCAATCAGAGATGCTAGTACGTGTACTTCAGCAAGTGCGGTTGCGTTATCCTGACGCGCGTTTGCTATATGTGGGCGATGGCCAACTGCCAAGCGATCGTCAAGCAGTAGAGGAGGAAGCATCTCGACTGGAGCTATCGAAGGCCGTAACAGTAACAGGTTTCATGCCTATGGAAACTGCCTGGGAGCTGGTCGAACAAGCAGATATTTGCTTTTCGCCTTTCTATCCTGTTCCGGTGTTACTTTCCACTTCACCCACGAAACTCGTCGAATATATGGCTATGGCTAAATGCATAGTTGCTAATGAACATCCTGAACAATGTCAAGTAATGGAATCGAGTGGAATTGGACGTTGTGTACCATGGGGTGAACAATCCTTTGTTGATGAGGTTTGCAAGTTGTTGGATGATCCTGAACGTGCGCGAATGCTGGCATCGAGAGGACCAGACTGGGTACGAAAGTACCGTACTTATGATGTTATTGCCGACCGAGTAGAGTCACAATACAAAAAAATACTTGGATTGACAAAATGA